Sequence from the uncultured Sunxiuqinia sp. genome:
GAAAATCAAAGCGAATTAAAAAGATTGCGATTAGTCAGACTATCCCGATTACCAATAATGAACTGAAATCGTATATTTTACTTGTTGAAACCCAATACATCGAAGGTAGGGATGAACACTATGTCATTCCGCTTTCGATAGCGACCGGAGAGCAAGTTTTCGATATCAAGCATAAAACTCCCGAAGCGGTGGTCGTTGATGTCGATGTGGATGGTCACGAAGGTGTCATGTTTGACGGTTCGTATAACAAAGAAGTACGAGAAAGTATTTTTAGAATTATTTATCAACGCGGAAAGGTTCGAAATCAAAGTGGCTCAATCGTTGGACTTCCGGGTAAAAAGTTAAATACAAAAGTACATAAAGATGAGCTTCCATTGCCTTCTAAAGTTTTGGCAGCCGAGCAGTCCAATACTTCTTTCTTGTACCAACATGATTTCTTTTTCAAAATGTACCGTAGCCCGGAAGAGGGAAATAATCCGGAGTTGGATATTATAAAAACCTTGTCTGAAAATACATCTTTCAAAAATTTCCCGAATTATGCTGGTACTTTGGAGTATCGTGCTGCGGGAATGGATAATTTGCCGTTGGGGATAATGGTTGATTTTGTTCCGAATGAAGGAAATGCCTGGGAGTTTACCCAATCTTCGATCGAGCGATATTTTGATCGGGTTTTATCTGGTAAAGAAGAGTTAATGGCCGGATACTCCGAGAAGCATGATCTGATCGATCATGTTGGTGCGGAGAAAATGAGGGATTTGCTCGGGCCATTCTTTGTTGAAATGGTTGAATTATTAGCTCAGCGAACTGCCGAAATGCACGTGGCACTGGCTTCTGTTAAAAACAAGAAAGATTTTGTAGAAGAACCTTTTTCGTTGTTGTATCAAAAGTCTTTGTATCAGTCGTTCCGAACACTAATTAAGCAAACGATGAATGATATCAAATCGTCGAAAAAGCCGCTGGATGATGAGCAGCAAGAGTTGATTGATGATATCATTAAAAATGAGCCACTCTTGCTGAGTACGATTAAAAAGACTCTGGAAAAGAAGAAGATTCATTCTTCAAAAATAAGGGTGCATGGCGATTATCACCTCGGTCAGGTTTTATTTACAGGAAAAGACTTCATGATCATTGACTTTGAAGGAGAGCCTACCAGATCGCTGACTGCTCGTAGTTTGAAATATTGTCCGTTTAAAGATGTCGCCGGAATGTTACGTTCGTTCCATTACGCGATTTATATGTCGCAATTGGAGAGCAAAACCAAGATTGCCGGCAATACCGAGTTTATTCAGCCATGGCTTGAGGCTTGGTATAAAGTGGTTCACGATATTTTTATCAACAGCTATTTAAAAACAGCTGGCGATGCTTCGTTCATTCCATCAGAAGAAATCCAGGTACACAACCTACTTTCAGTTTACACCATTGAAAAGGCAATCTACGAAGCCGATTATGAATTTAATAACCGGCCTGACTGGTTACATATTCCGCTAAATGGACTGAAAAAGATTCTGAATGATCTCGTGGAATCGAATCAATAATTGGAAATTGAAAATCAGAAAATAACATAGAAATGAGCGCAAAAAAAAATATATCTTCAAAAGCAAAAAATAAAGAGCCGGTTGCCAAGCCAAAAGTTAAACAAGTGCCGAAAGAGCAACCAACTCAAAATAAAAAATCGTCTGTTTGGGAGTTTGACGAATTTTTAACCGAATATGATATTTACCTCTTTCGAGAGGGGAAGCATTTCTCACTGCATAAAAAGCTTGGGGCACATATAATAAGCCATGAGAAAACCAGAGGAACTTTTTTTGCAGTTTGGGCTCCCAATGCGAAGTCAGTCTCGGTAATTGGCGATTTTAATGGTTGGAACCGAGAGTCCCATCATTTGAAGTTGAGGGACGATGAATCGGGGATTTGGCAAGGATTTATTCCCTTTGTTGGCAAAGGTGAAGCTTACAAATACTTTATTTCATCGAAATACGATGACTATAAGGTTGAAAAAACGGATCCCTTTGGAACATATAGTGAAGAACCTCCAAAAACAGCTTCGGTTGTTTGGGATTATGGGTATGACTGGGAAGACGCTTCCTGGATGAAAAAGAGAAAAAAGAATAACGCGCTTGATAGTCCATTTTCGGTTTACGAGGTGCAGTTGGAATCTTGGAGACGTAAACCGGAAGAAGATATGCGGCCACTGAATTATATGGAACTGGCTGACGAATTGAGTACATACGTTAAAGAGCAGGGGTACACCCATATTGAACTTTTGCCAGTTACTGAATATCCGTTTTCAGGATCGTGGGGATATCAGGTTGTTGGTTTTTTTGCACCTACTAGCCGGTTTGGAACACCTGATGAGTTTATGCATTTTGTTGATGTGATGCACCAAAATGATATTGGTGTGATTATTGACTGGGTGCCATCTCACTTTCCCGGCGACCAGCATGGTCTTCACTTTTTTGATGGTACCTATTTGTATGAGCACCAAGATCCGAGAAAAGGCTATCATCCTGACTGGAGTAGTTATATTTTCAATTACGGACGTAGTGAAATACGGAATTTCTTGATTAGTAGTGCACATAGCTGGTTGGAAAACTTCCACGTTGATGGAATTCGAGTTGATGCAGTAGCCTCAATGTTATATCTCGACTATTCACGAAAAGAAGGAGAATGGATTCCCAATGAACATGGAGGTCGTGAAAATC
This genomic interval carries:
- the glgB gene encoding 1,4-alpha-glucan branching protein GlgB translates to MSAKKNISSKAKNKEPVAKPKVKQVPKEQPTQNKKSSVWEFDEFLTEYDIYLFREGKHFSLHKKLGAHIISHEKTRGTFFAVWAPNAKSVSVIGDFNGWNRESHHLKLRDDESGIWQGFIPFVGKGEAYKYFISSKYDDYKVEKTDPFGTYSEEPPKTASVVWDYGYDWEDASWMKKRKKNNALDSPFSVYEVQLESWRRKPEEDMRPLNYMELADELSTYVKEQGYTHIELLPVTEYPFSGSWGYQVVGFFAPTSRFGTPDEFMHFVDVMHQNDIGVIIDWVPSHFPGDQHGLHFFDGTYLYEHQDPRKGYHPDWSSYIFNYGRSEIRNFLISSAHSWLENFHVDGIRVDAVASMLYLDYSRKEGEWIPNEHGGRENLEAISFLRDLNESIYTSFPDVQTIAEESTAWPMVTRPVYTGGLGFGMKWNMGWMHDTLGYFQHDPIHRSYHHNQMTFSIMYAFNENFMLSLSHDEVVHGKGSLIEKMPGDVWQKFANLRAMFAFMFGHPGKKLHFMGMEIGQWKEWNYKTSLDWHLLDYDTHSGLQFFMKDLNSVYKRHPALYEQDFTPDGFKWIDANDSTNSIFSFVRYDKERKQHVLVVANFTPVPQYNYRIGVPDDTTWVEILNSDASQYGGSGMGNLGGVEANPVPYHGEEQSINIMIPPLGVVYFTQEL